Below is a genomic region from Pan troglodytes isolate AG18354 chromosome X, NHGRI_mPanTro3-v2.0_pri, whole genome shotgun sequence.
agcaagacaccatctcttaaaaacaaaaacacagagtgTCTACTATATGCTTGTACTACTCTAGTCACCTGGGTATAAGGGAATAAACCAAATCTCCCCCTTTGTAAAACTTACATTCTAATTGGAGGAGACAACATGAGAAAGAAATTACATAGTAAATATTAGGGGGTGATAAGTGTTAGtagaaaaaaagtagaaggagGGGAATCAAGCATGCCAGGGGCTGTAATTTGAAAGTTAGGTTACAGAGGGCCTCgttgaggaagtgacatttaagcaagagtgagtgagtgaggagaaaggaagccaTGTGGGTACTGGGGGAAAGAGCAgtgcaggcagagagaacagctaCAGCAATATCCCTGGGGTGGGATCATTCTTGGGGTGCTGAAAGAAGCATGTGAAGGTGAGTGTGGCAGGAACACAGTGAATGAATAGTAAAATTAGCAGGAAGTGAAATCATAGGTAACTAGTTTTCTTGTTACCAATTCTAACAGGCTGAGACCTCATGGATCTGGTCATAATTGTATTTATGTATAACAGTATAGTCCTTCTAGATTGTAAGCCTTCAAGGAACtcttctgtcttgttcactgctgcattCCCACTgctaagcacagtgcctggcatacagaagatgcccaataaatgtttgcGTGAATGAACAATACAAAGATCATTTtttgagtgcttattatgtgctACACATGGGCTTTGCAACCCCATTTCTTCAGCCCCAGCTCTGAAGAGGAGGGGAGACGAGTCCTTAAGTATCATTCCAGGCAGCCATGGGTAAAGGGAGAAGAGTGTTGGAAATGGTGGTGTTTTTACACACTATCCTCATGGAATGGACTTACTCTGTGAGGAGAGAGCTCTTACGATCAATGAACTTGAGAGCTTCTGCCAGTGTCAACTCCAGGAAAAAACCATATCCCAGGGCCACATAGATGCGTGAAGTATCTGGGCTGAGGAAAGAGAGGTTAGAGGAAGTGGGGAGAAGTCCTTATCACTGTTTAGCATAGTTTATGTTTTGCTCCCCACCCTTCCCCAAATTGAGGCTCTGGGAAGGCAGGGATTTTGTCCTATTTTATTCACTGTCACATCCCCAGCACCTAGCTTATATCCTACTGGGATATAAAACCTCgcatagtgcctggtacatagaagatactcaaaaaaatatatgttgCATGAGGGAAGGGGTAAGCTGAACCCTGTGGGCTCAGAGGGGCGGGTAGACACTCACACCACTGTGTCAACGAAGAAGTTACAGCCCAAATCCACCTGCATATATAACTCCGAGTGCTTAGCTTCCTGTGGGGCCAGGGAAAAAGAGGTAGGGGTCAGTGGTGAACTCTTAGGTCAGGTGACAGGGTTGGGTCTGGAGTCTCTCTTCCCATTTCCCTCCCTTGCCCACACATACCAAAAAAATGGTACCCAATCCGATAGTCTTTACCTGGAGTCGCTCAATGACATTTCTCAGTTGAAGGTATTTGGCCAGCTGCTCATATACCTTGTCTCGATGGTCCAGCACCTTTCTGATGGGACGAAAGTACAATGGTGACCAATAGGCAGCCCCATTCCTCCTAGTATACCTCATATCATGACCCTCTGACACTCTCATGTCACCATACACTGAAAAGGCTTTTTAGTGCATAAGTTAATTTTGGGCTCtgggtcagactgcctgggtttggatCTGGGCTCTATCCTTTATAGATGTGTGACTTTGGCAAGTAAATAACCTGTttgggactcagtttccccatttataaAGTACAAATGACAGTATTACCTTGTAGAGTCATTAGGATTAAATGAGCGTTTACTACAAAGCATCTAGAATAATGCCTATCAAATGGTAAACTCTCTATATACATGTTAgttataattactattattacacTCCCAATACTGAACTCCAATCATAATGTCCCATCCTCACCCTAGAAAAATCCTCCATCCCTTTTAGGATGCTCATAGGCCTAGTTCTGAACACCTTATTTCCTGCTTAGATTAACAAAGATTGCAATAATATTTCTTCATACTCATTGAACCTCTACTATGTTTCAGGCATCCATGCTAAATTCTTTACAAAGATGGGACACATCAAAAACTCAAAACCACTGCAAGGGGAAGGTTCCAGAAAactccccatttcacagaagagtaAAGTTTATAGGGCACAGAAAGGCGAGGTAGGACGTATTCACAAGGATGAAGAATGGCCGAGCCAGGATTCGAACCCGAGAACTGTGGCTCCAGAAAACAAGCCTTAATCCGTTAAACATCGGAGGCCGCGCATGCGCTGACACGCCCCTGCTATGAACGCCACGTCCCAGCCAAACTGCACCCCGGATGTCGTCCCCACTTCTCGCTCCAAGGAGCGCGGGGCCGGACTCTGAACGCCTCGCCCGCCAATCCAAAGGGTTGGCCCTAACTTTGAACGCCCCACCCACCACGTGGAATGTTCCAAACGCCCCGCCCCCCGCACTGTCACTCACCGCAAGTCCCGCTGCAGCACGTCACTGATGAAGGTCTCGTAGCGCAGCACTTTCTCCCCCGTGGCCTCCACCGCCCGCCGCTTAGGGGGCGTCGCCATGATGGGCtcctggggagtggggagggggaagaCCATGTTGACCGATCCAGTTTGGCCTCACACACAGTTCATCTCTACCCTCTCAACGCTGGGAATCGGCTTGTCCGGCTCAAGCTGGAGGTTCAGCCTTCCGCCCCTCCCAACTCGGGGACACTACCACCCAGGGACACCCAAGCGCGGCCTTTACCTCAGGCCGCCAGCAATAAGAACGGTTGGTAGGAACCGCCGCTTCCGGGTGGCGCGGGTGAATGACGTAAGTGGCAAGCGCGCTGGCCAACCAAATAGCCAGTTGGGAAGGGGCGGGCCTGAGTGGAAGAAGACGGGCTaaaggggagaagagaagggcGGGGCTTCACGGAATCCGAGGAGATCAAAGAAGACTAGGGCGTGCGAGCAGGGGCCGTCTGGCAATAAACCGGCCAATGGGGGACTGCAAAAGCGGCGCCTGGAGCCTATGGAGACCGTGTGTGGCTGGTGGGGGTGGGATTTAATGGGATTTGGCGGGTTCTAAGGTAGGCGCGACGCACAGGTGGAGGTAGAGAGAGGAAGTGAagagtttaatatttaaaaggacCTAAAAATTGACTATGGTTCTGGTCTATAAGGAAGATCCCGTGTGATCTGTCGGCCTGGATATTGATTTTTCACACGGGAGGTTTGGATTTCACTCCTGGCAATGGGACTGAGTATGAGCATTTAAAAGGTTTTAAACAGAGAcagattttctaaaattcatCTTTGATAACTCCAGCTCTGCACTCGCAACCCATAAGTGAGGCTCAAGTGGAAATTGACAACACTCTCTGTCTAATCACCTCGTTTGATAGTCAAATGGAGAGGGTGGCTGAAGTCC
It encodes:
- the UXT gene encoding protein UXT, coding for MVFPLPTPQEPIMATPPKRRAVEATGEKVLRYETFISDVLQRDLRKVLDHRDKVYEQLAKYLQLRNVIERLQEAKHSELYMQVDLGCNFFVDTVVPDTSRIYVALGYGFFLELTLAEALKFIDRKSSLLTELSNSLTKDSMNIKAHIHMLLEGLRELQGLQNFPEKPHH